One genomic window of Pseudomonas aeruginosa includes the following:
- a CDS encoding ribbon-helix-helix domain-containing protein: MCELYVKADPILYESRSRSLRIRGVVTTLRLENQFWDILREIAEGEGLSTNQLITNLYEEVMDYRGEVLNFASFLRVSCTRYLAQRREKVAELSLVGQRAQA, encoded by the coding sequence ATGTGCGAACTCTATGTGAAAGCCGATCCGATCCTCTATGAATCGCGCTCGCGTTCCTTGCGCATCCGCGGGGTGGTGACCACCCTGCGCCTGGAGAACCAGTTCTGGGACATCCTCCGGGAAATCGCCGAAGGCGAGGGCCTGAGCACCAACCAGTTGATCACCAATCTCTACGAGGAAGTGATGGACTATCGCGGCGAGGTGCTCAACTTCGCCTCCTTCCTGCGTGTCAGTTGCACCCGCTACCTGGCGCAGCGGCGCGAGAAAGTCGCCGAGCTGAGCCTGGTCGGCCAGCGCGCCCAGGCCTGA
- a CDS encoding acyltransferase family protein: MATPDSKERFIGLEWLRFLLGLYVVVYHTLHTYPKEQKFPGLDELTSLGFFATSTFFVLSGFLLAHVYARSGRLRESARSFWTKRLSNLYPLHLFSLLLSILVLLALSHLGIGPELDKATPRFVIYDTNEVLGRTHPELFLHWMSNTELFVNSILQILLLQAWNPYYLTFNAPLWSLSTLMFFYLAFPFVAPRLMRSRHKWKVLALVWLVYLIPPALVVASESYGIPWTGLLHRNPLLRLPEFLGGILAYGLFRGYRDRGMVPGRGLLAALVALVVAAFLVADYLFTQGAKHWYFLLHNGLLLPAQLLLVCLCALPADPKSAFVRHWSPRLGAASLSLFALHVPMFTLFSRSERLIAVPGRCLDDWRACTEAAAALPSSLLYYPLFLVLLVAFCVLFQERGVVPVRKWLVRRLMPAPALAKVPRPA; encoded by the coding sequence GTGGCAACGCCCGACTCCAAGGAACGTTTCATCGGACTGGAATGGTTGCGCTTCCTGCTCGGCCTGTACGTGGTGGTGTACCACACCCTGCATACCTATCCGAAAGAGCAGAAGTTTCCCGGTCTCGACGAACTGACCAGCCTGGGGTTCTTCGCCACCAGTACCTTCTTCGTGCTTTCCGGCTTCCTCCTGGCCCATGTTTACGCACGCAGCGGCCGGTTGCGCGAAAGCGCCCGCAGTTTCTGGACCAAGCGACTGTCCAATCTCTATCCGTTGCACCTGTTCTCCCTGCTGCTGTCGATCCTGGTGTTGCTGGCCCTCAGCCACCTGGGAATCGGTCCCGAGCTGGACAAGGCCACCCCGCGCTTCGTCATCTACGACACCAACGAAGTGCTCGGCCGCACCCACCCGGAACTCTTCCTGCACTGGATGAGCAACACCGAACTGTTCGTCAACAGCATCCTGCAGATCCTCCTGCTGCAGGCCTGGAATCCCTATTACCTGACCTTCAACGCGCCGTTGTGGTCGCTGTCGACGCTGATGTTCTTCTACCTGGCGTTTCCCTTCGTCGCCCCGCGGCTGATGCGCAGCCGGCACAAGTGGAAGGTGCTGGCGCTGGTCTGGCTGGTCTACCTGATCCCGCCGGCGCTGGTAGTGGCCAGCGAGAGCTACGGGATCCCCTGGACCGGCCTGCTGCACCGCAATCCGTTGCTGCGCCTGCCGGAATTCCTTGGCGGCATCCTGGCCTACGGGTTGTTCCGCGGCTACCGCGACCGTGGCATGGTGCCGGGACGCGGCCTGCTGGCCGCGCTGGTGGCGCTGGTGGTGGCGGCCTTCCTGGTGGCCGACTACCTGTTCACCCAGGGCGCCAAACATTGGTACTTCCTGCTGCACAACGGCCTGCTGCTGCCGGCCCAGTTGCTGCTGGTGTGCCTTTGCGCGCTGCCCGCCGACCCGAAGAGCGCTTTCGTCCGCCACTGGTCGCCGCGCCTGGGGGCCGCCTCGCTGTCGCTGTTCGCCCTGCATGTGCCGATGTTCACCCTGTTCTCCCGTAGCGAGCGCCTTATCGCCGTGCCGGGGCGTTGTCTCGACGACTGGCGCGCCTGCACCGAGGCGGCGGCCGCGCTGCCATCGTCGCTGCTCTACTACCCGCTGTTCCTGGTCCTGCTGGTGGCGTTCTGCGTGCTGTTCCAGGAGCGCGGCGTGGTGCCGGTGCGCAAGTGGCTGGTGCGCCGGCTGATGCCGGCGCCGGCGCTGGCCAAGGTGCCGCGCCCGGCCTGA
- a CDS encoding DJ-1/PfpI family protein, whose translation MMAAKKILMLVGDYAEDYETMVPFQALQMVGHQVHAVCPDKRAGQSVRTAIHDFEGDQTYSEKPGHNFTLNADFAQARAEDYDALLIPGGRAPEYLRLNEQVLALVRDFDAARKPIAAVCHGAQLLAAAGVLQGRACSAYPACAPEVRLAGGEYVDLPPDQAHVDGHLVTAPAWPAHPAWLARFLEALGTRISH comes from the coding sequence GTGATGGCTGCGAAGAAGATCCTGATGCTGGTCGGCGACTATGCCGAAGACTACGAAACCATGGTCCCGTTCCAGGCCCTGCAGATGGTGGGCCACCAGGTGCATGCGGTGTGTCCGGACAAGCGGGCCGGGCAAAGCGTGCGCACCGCCATCCACGATTTCGAAGGCGACCAGACCTACAGCGAGAAGCCGGGCCACAACTTCACCCTCAATGCCGACTTTGCCCAGGCCCGCGCCGAGGATTACGATGCCCTGCTGATCCCCGGCGGCCGCGCCCCCGAATACCTGCGCCTGAACGAGCAGGTGCTGGCTCTGGTGCGTGACTTCGACGCCGCGCGCAAGCCGATCGCCGCGGTCTGCCATGGCGCCCAGCTGCTGGCCGCCGCCGGCGTCCTGCAAGGGCGGGCGTGCAGCGCCTATCCGGCCTGCGCCCCGGAGGTGCGGCTGGCCGGCGGCGAGTACGTCGACCTTCCGCCGGACCAGGCCCACGTCGACGGTCACCTGGTTACCGCGCCGGCCTGGCCGGCGCATCCGGCGTGGCTGGCGCGCTTCCTCGAGGCGCTCGGCACCCGCATCAGCCACTGA
- a CDS encoding iron-sulfur-binding ferredoxin reductase, whose amino-acid sequence MPDIRVGERRLAVAAGSNLLDALLAGGIAVPHSCRAGSCHACLVHCLQGEVDDTLPEALDPARREAGWRLACQCRVLGDLVLQPFDPERDGLPARVVACHWLGDVLRLRLEPERPLRYRAGQHLLLWSDDGVARPYSLASLPHEDPWLEFHIDCSAPGAFCDRARRLAPGALLRLGELRGGALRYEPDWQERPLLLMAAGTGLAPLWGILREALRAEHQAPIQLLHLARDHYLASELAELAGRHPQVRVNLVSAAQLPSALADLRLVPRRSMALLCGQPASVERFARHLYLAGVPRSQTLADLFLPHA is encoded by the coding sequence GTGCCTGACATACGGGTCGGCGAGCGACGCCTTGCCGTCGCCGCCGGCAGCAACCTGCTGGATGCGCTGCTCGCCGGCGGCATCGCCGTGCCCCATAGCTGCCGCGCCGGCAGTTGCCACGCCTGCCTGGTGCATTGCCTGCAGGGCGAGGTGGACGACACCCTCCCGGAGGCGCTCGATCCGGCACGGCGCGAAGCGGGCTGGCGGCTGGCCTGTCAGTGCCGGGTGCTCGGCGACCTCGTGTTGCAGCCTTTCGATCCTGAGCGCGACGGGCTGCCGGCCAGGGTCGTAGCCTGCCACTGGCTGGGCGATGTGCTGCGCCTGCGCCTGGAGCCGGAGCGGCCCTTGCGCTATCGCGCCGGGCAGCACCTGCTGCTGTGGAGCGACGATGGCGTGGCGCGTCCCTATTCGCTGGCCAGCCTGCCTCACGAGGACCCATGGCTGGAGTTCCACATCGACTGTAGCGCTCCCGGCGCGTTCTGCGACCGCGCCCGGCGCCTGGCGCCTGGCGCGCTCCTGCGTCTGGGCGAGTTGCGCGGCGGGGCGTTGCGCTACGAGCCGGACTGGCAGGAGCGACCGCTGTTGCTGATGGCCGCCGGCACCGGGCTGGCGCCGCTCTGGGGGATACTTCGCGAGGCCTTGCGCGCGGAACACCAGGCGCCGATCCAGTTGCTGCACCTGGCGCGCGACCACTACCTGGCGAGCGAGTTGGCGGAGTTGGCCGGGCGTCATCCGCAAGTGCGCGTCAACCTGGTGTCGGCGGCGCAGTTGCCCTCTGCCTTGGCCGATCTCCGCCTTGTTCCGCGGCGCAGCATGGCCTTACTCTGCGGCCAACCCGCCAGCGTCGAACGCTTCGCCCGGCATCTCTACCTGGCCGGCGTACCGCGTAGCCAGACCCTGGCGGACCTGTTCCTGCCCCACGCCTGA
- a CDS encoding enoyl-CoA hydratase, producing the protein MSELIRVEREAGLLTLRLDRQDKKNALTRAMYSRMAEALLEAQADTAVRVVLITGGDACFTSGNDILDFLEQPPSLRDSPVGRFMSALLEFPKPVIAAVNGPAVGIGTTLLLHCDLVFVGRNARLKMPFVNLGLTPEFGSSLILPRMLGHARAAELLMLGQDFSGEQAAAWGLANAALEDGATVLEHARDAARRFLHLAPSAVVESKRLMKAPFIEELRRVIAEEGDIFSTRLRSPEAIEALSAFMHRRQPDFSRFA; encoded by the coding sequence ATGAGCGAGCTGATTCGGGTCGAACGCGAAGCGGGGCTGCTGACCCTGCGCCTGGACCGCCAGGACAAGAAGAACGCGCTGACCCGCGCGATGTACAGTCGGATGGCCGAGGCGCTGCTGGAGGCGCAGGCCGATACGGCTGTGCGGGTAGTGCTGATCACTGGCGGCGATGCCTGCTTCACCAGCGGCAACGACATCCTCGACTTCCTCGAGCAACCGCCATCCCTGCGCGACAGCCCGGTCGGCCGCTTCATGAGCGCCCTGCTGGAATTCCCCAAGCCGGTGATCGCCGCGGTGAACGGACCGGCGGTGGGTATCGGCACCACCCTGCTGCTGCATTGCGACCTGGTCTTCGTCGGTCGCAATGCGCGATTGAAGATGCCGTTCGTCAACCTCGGCCTGACACCGGAGTTCGGCTCGAGCCTGATCCTGCCGCGCATGCTCGGTCATGCCAGGGCTGCGGAATTGCTGATGCTCGGCCAGGACTTCAGCGGCGAGCAGGCGGCGGCCTGGGGCCTGGCCAATGCGGCGCTGGAGGATGGCGCCACGGTGCTGGAGCACGCCCGCGATGCGGCCCGGCGCTTCCTGCACCTGGCGCCCTCGGCGGTAGTGGAGAGCAAGCGCCTGATGAAAGCGCCGTTTATCGAGGAGCTTCGCCGGGTGATCGCCGAGGAAGGCGATATCTTCAGTACCCGACTGCGCTCGCCCGAGGCGATCGAGGCGCTCAGCGCCTTCATGCACCGGCGCCAGCCGGATTTCTCCAGGTTCGCCTGA
- a CDS encoding fumarate hydratase, producing MAVIKQDDLIQSVADALQFISYYHPVDFIQAMHEAYLREESPAARDSMAQILINSRMCATGHRPICQDTGIVTVFVRVGMDVRWDGATMSVDDMINEGVRRAYNLPENVLRASILADPAGARKNTKDNTPAVIHYSIVPGDKVEVDVAAKGGGSENKSKMAMLNPSDSIVDWVLKTVPTMGAGWCPPGMLGIGIGGTAEKAAVMAKEVLMDPIDIHELKARGPQNRIEELRLELFEKVNQLGIGAQGLGGLTTVLDVKIMDYPTHAASLPVCMIPNCAATRHAHFVLDGSGPAELEAPSLDAYPEIVWEAGPSARRVDLDKITPEEVQSWKPGETLLLNGKMLTGRDAAHKRMVDMLNKGETLPVDLKGRFIYYVGPVDPVGDEVVGPAGPTTATRMDKFTRQILEQTGLLGMIGKSERGPIAIEAIKDNKAVYLMAVGGAAYLVAQAIKKSKVLAFAELGMEAIYEFEVKDMPVTVAVDTNGESVHITGPAVWQKKIAESLAVEVK from the coding sequence ATGGCCGTGATCAAGCAAGACGACCTGATCCAGAGCGTCGCCGATGCCCTGCAGTTCATCTCCTACTACCACCCGGTCGATTTCATCCAGGCCATGCATGAGGCCTACCTGCGCGAAGAATCGCCGGCTGCCCGCGACTCCATGGCGCAGATCCTGATCAACTCGCGCATGTGCGCCACCGGCCACCGCCCGATCTGCCAGGACACCGGGATCGTCACCGTGTTCGTCCGGGTCGGCATGGACGTGCGCTGGGACGGCGCTACCATGAGCGTCGACGATATGATCAACGAAGGCGTGCGCCGCGCCTACAACCTGCCGGAGAACGTCCTGCGCGCCTCGATCCTGGCCGACCCGGCCGGCGCGCGGAAGAACACCAAGGACAACACGCCGGCGGTGATCCACTACTCCATCGTTCCCGGCGACAAGGTCGAGGTCGATGTCGCGGCCAAGGGCGGCGGCTCGGAGAACAAGTCGAAGATGGCCATGCTCAACCCGTCCGACTCGATCGTCGACTGGGTGCTGAAGACCGTACCGACCATGGGCGCCGGCTGGTGCCCGCCGGGCATGCTCGGCATCGGCATCGGCGGTACCGCGGAGAAAGCAGCGGTGATGGCGAAGGAGGTCCTCATGGACCCGATCGACATCCACGAACTGAAGGCCCGCGGCCCGCAGAACCGCATCGAGGAACTGCGCCTGGAGCTGTTCGAGAAGGTCAACCAGCTGGGCATCGGTGCCCAGGGCCTGGGCGGCCTGACCACCGTGCTCGACGTCAAGATCATGGACTACCCGACCCACGCCGCCTCGCTGCCGGTGTGCATGATCCCCAACTGCGCCGCGACCCGCCACGCCCACTTCGTGCTCGACGGCTCCGGCCCCGCCGAACTGGAAGCGCCGTCGCTCGACGCCTACCCGGAGATCGTCTGGGAAGCCGGCCCGTCCGCGCGCCGCGTCGACCTGGACAAGATCACCCCGGAAGAGGTGCAAAGCTGGAAACCGGGCGAGACCCTGCTGCTCAACGGCAAGATGCTCACCGGCCGCGACGCCGCGCACAAGCGCATGGTCGACATGCTGAACAAGGGCGAAACGCTGCCGGTGGACCTGAAAGGCCGCTTCATCTATTACGTCGGCCCGGTCGATCCGGTCGGCGACGAGGTGGTCGGCCCGGCCGGTCCCACCACCGCCACCCGGATGGACAAGTTCACCCGCCAGATCCTCGAACAGACCGGCCTGCTGGGCATGATCGGCAAGTCCGAGCGCGGTCCCATCGCCATCGAGGCGATCAAGGACAACAAGGCGGTATACCTGATGGCCGTCGGCGGCGCCGCCTACCTGGTCGCCCAGGCGATCAAGAAGTCCAAGGTGCTGGCCTTCGCCGAACTGGGCATGGAAGCGATCTACGAGTTCGAGGTGAAGGACATGCCGGTCACCGTCGCGGTTGACACCAACGGCGAGTCGGTGCACATCACCGGCCCGGCGGTCTGGCAGAAGAAGATCGCCGAAAGCCTGGCGGTCGAGGTCAAGTAA
- a CDS encoding Nramp family divalent metal transporter: MAVPADASPLRKLALFIGPGLLVSVGYMDPGNWATAIEAGSRFGYALLFVVVLASFSGMLLQSLCSRLGIATGRDLAQLSRERYRPGVARGQWLLAELSIVATDLAEVLGAALAFHLLLGVSITTGVVLTAFDTLIVLALQGANFRRLEAIVLGLIATIGACFFVELVLIGPYWPDVAAGLRPSWDTLSSQEPLYLAIGILGATVMPHNLYLHSSVVQTRVSGDDAASKRSAIRFSRLDTIGSLSLALLVNAAILILAAAAFHGSGHTEVVEIQDAYHLLDPLVGGALASFLFGFALLAAGQSSTFTGTIAGQVVMEGFLRAKIPCWQRRLITRGLALVPALIGVLWLGEGAVGKLLVLSQVVLSLQLPFALWPLIRFSSDRGLMGEFVNPRWVSALAWSLFGLISAANLTLLYFWFG, translated from the coding sequence GTGGCGGTGCCGGCCGACGCCTCGCCGCTGCGCAAGCTGGCGCTGTTCATCGGCCCCGGCCTGCTGGTCTCGGTCGGCTACATGGACCCCGGCAACTGGGCCACCGCCATCGAGGCGGGCTCGCGCTTCGGCTACGCGCTGCTGTTCGTAGTGGTGCTGGCGAGCTTTTCCGGGATGCTCCTGCAAAGCCTCTGTTCGCGCCTGGGCATCGCCACCGGCCGCGACCTCGCGCAGCTCTCCCGGGAGCGCTACCGCCCTGGCGTGGCGCGTGGCCAATGGCTGCTGGCGGAACTGTCGATCGTCGCTACCGACCTTGCCGAGGTGCTCGGCGCGGCGCTGGCCTTCCACCTGCTGCTGGGAGTCTCGATTACCACCGGGGTGGTCCTCACCGCCTTCGATACCCTGATCGTGCTGGCCCTGCAGGGCGCCAACTTCCGCCGCCTGGAGGCCATAGTGCTGGGGCTGATCGCGACCATCGGCGCGTGTTTCTTCGTCGAACTGGTGCTGATCGGCCCCTACTGGCCGGATGTCGCCGCCGGCTTGCGGCCGTCCTGGGACACCCTGAGCAGCCAGGAGCCGCTGTACCTGGCGATCGGCATCCTCGGCGCGACGGTGATGCCGCACAACCTCTACCTGCATTCGTCCGTGGTGCAGACCCGGGTCAGCGGCGACGACGCGGCGAGCAAACGCTCGGCGATCCGCTTTTCCCGGCTCGACACCATCGGCTCGCTGTCCCTGGCGCTGCTGGTCAATGCGGCGATCCTGATCCTCGCCGCCGCGGCTTTCCACGGTAGCGGCCATACCGAGGTGGTGGAGATCCAGGACGCCTACCACCTGCTCGACCCGTTGGTGGGCGGCGCCCTGGCCAGCTTCCTGTTCGGCTTCGCCCTGCTGGCGGCGGGGCAGAGCTCGACCTTCACCGGCACCATTGCCGGGCAGGTGGTGATGGAGGGTTTCCTCCGGGCGAAGATTCCCTGCTGGCAGCGGCGCCTGATCACCCGCGGCCTGGCCCTGGTGCCGGCCTTGATCGGCGTGCTCTGGCTGGGCGAAGGCGCGGTAGGCAAGCTGCTGGTGCTCAGCCAGGTGGTGCTCAGCCTGCAATTGCCGTTCGCCCTGTGGCCGCTGATTCGCTTCAGCAGCGACCGGGGCCTCATGGGGGAGTTCGTCAACCCGCGCTGGGTCAGCGCGCTGGCCTGGTCGTTGTTCGGCCTGATCTCGGCGGCGAACCTGACCCTGCTGTATTTCTGGTTCGGCTGA
- a CDS encoding DUF2846 domain-containing protein: MLRSLSLALSIVASLVGCSTPGAFFGAVDGPAFVAHPSADASHATVYLYRPRSQWADEELEAPGIFLNNELIGSLPSNGYLAFEFETGSYKLEMRRPLAGSFWTLFADGPMDFTRIASFMLEARAGSVYYLRYDELNPPPKSEHPAGEGDGPLQLVAADLGAAEIGATHQVQEPMQFAASGYRKRVQRSFWEGVGRALDKIGI, from the coding sequence ATGCTGCGCAGCCTGTCGCTGGCCCTGTCGATCGTCGCGAGCCTGGTCGGCTGCAGCACGCCCGGCGCGTTCTTCGGTGCGGTGGACGGACCGGCCTTCGTCGCCCATCCGAGCGCCGATGCCAGCCACGCCACCGTCTACCTCTACCGTCCGCGGAGCCAGTGGGCGGACGAGGAACTCGAGGCGCCGGGGATCTTCCTCAACAACGAACTGATCGGCAGCCTACCGAGCAACGGCTACCTGGCGTTCGAGTTCGAGACCGGCAGCTACAAGCTGGAAATGCGCCGGCCGCTGGCGGGCAGCTTCTGGACCCTGTTCGCCGACGGTCCGATGGATTTCACCCGCATCGCCAGCTTCATGCTCGAGGCCAGGGCCGGCTCGGTCTACTACCTGCGCTACGACGAACTCAACCCGCCACCGAAGAGCGAGCACCCGGCGGGTGAGGGCGATGGCCCGCTGCAATTGGTGGCGGCCGATCTCGGCGCTGCGGAAATCGGCGCTACCCACCAGGTTCAGGAGCCCATGCAGTTCGCCGCCAGCGGCTACCGGAAACGCGTGCAGCGCTCGTTCTGGGAAGGCGTCGGGCGGGCCCTGGACAAGATCGGCATCTGA
- the pyk gene encoding pyruvate kinase, protein MSVRRTKIVATLGPASNSPEVLEQLILAGIDVARLNFSHGTPDEHRARARLVRELAAKHGRFVALLGDLQGPKIRIAKFANKRIELQVGDKFRFSTSHARDAGTQEVVGIDYPDLVKDCGVGDELLLDDGRVVMVVEEVAADELRCRVLIGGPLSDHKGINRRGGGLTAPALTDKDKADIKLAADMDLDYVAVSFPRDAKDMEYARRLLTEAGGKAWLVAKIERAEAVADDDALDGLIRASDAVMVARGDLGVEIGDAELVGIQKKIILHARRNNKVVITATQMMESMIHSPMPTRAEVSDVANAVLDYTDAVMLSAESAAGEYPVEAVKAMARVCQGAEKHPTSQKSSHRLGQTFDRCDESIALASMYTANHFPGIKAIICLTESGFTPLIMSRIRSSVPIYAYSPHRETQARVAMFRGVETIPFDPAALPAEKVSQAAVDELLKRGVVTKGDWVILTKGDSYTAQGGTNTMKVLHVGDLLV, encoded by the coding sequence ATGTCCGTTCGCCGCACCAAAATCGTCGCCACCCTCGGCCCAGCCAGCAATTCCCCGGAAGTGCTGGAGCAACTGATCCTGGCCGGGATCGACGTCGCCCGCCTCAACTTCTCCCACGGCACCCCCGATGAACACCGCGCCCGCGCCAGGCTGGTGCGCGAACTGGCGGCCAAGCACGGCCGCTTCGTCGCCCTGCTCGGCGACCTGCAAGGACCGAAGATCCGCATCGCCAAGTTCGCCAACAAGCGCATCGAATTGCAGGTCGGCGACAAGTTCCGCTTCTCCACCAGCCACGCCCGCGACGCCGGTACCCAGGAAGTGGTCGGCATCGACTACCCGGACCTGGTGAAGGACTGCGGGGTCGGCGATGAGCTGCTGCTGGACGACGGCCGGGTGGTGATGGTGGTCGAGGAAGTCGCCGCCGACGAACTGCGCTGCCGGGTGCTGATCGGCGGCCCGCTGTCCGACCACAAGGGCATCAACCGCCGCGGCGGCGGTCTCACCGCGCCGGCGCTGACCGACAAGGACAAGGCAGACATCAAGCTGGCCGCGGACATGGACCTGGACTACGTGGCCGTTTCCTTCCCGCGCGACGCCAAGGACATGGAATACGCCCGCCGCCTGCTCACCGAGGCCGGTGGCAAGGCCTGGCTGGTGGCCAAGATCGAGCGCGCCGAGGCGGTCGCCGACGACGACGCACTCGACGGCCTGATTCGTGCCAGCGACGCGGTAATGGTGGCCCGTGGCGACCTCGGCGTGGAAATCGGCGATGCCGAGCTGGTCGGCATCCAGAAGAAGATCATCCTGCACGCCCGCCGCAACAATAAAGTGGTGATCACCGCGACCCAGATGATGGAGTCGATGATCCACAGCCCGATGCCGACCCGCGCGGAAGTCTCCGACGTGGCCAACGCCGTGCTCGACTACACCGACGCGGTGATGCTCTCGGCGGAAAGCGCCGCCGGCGAGTACCCGGTGGAAGCGGTGAAAGCCATGGCCCGCGTCTGCCAGGGCGCCGAGAAGCACCCGACCAGCCAGAAATCCAGCCATCGCCTCGGCCAGACTTTCGACCGCTGCGACGAGAGCATCGCCCTGGCGTCGATGTACACGGCCAACCACTTCCCGGGGATCAAGGCGATCATCTGCCTGACCGAAAGCGGCTTCACCCCGCTGATCATGTCGCGCATCCGCTCGTCGGTACCGATTTACGCCTACTCCCCGCACCGCGAGACTCAGGCTCGCGTGGCGATGTTCCGCGGCGTGGAAACCATCCCCTTCGACCCGGCGGCGCTGCCGGCGGAGAAGGTCAGCCAGGCCGCGGTCGACGAGTTGCTCAAGCGCGGCGTGGTGACCAAGGGCGACTGGGTTATCCTGACCAAGGGCGACAGCTACACCGCCCAGGGCGGCACCAACACCATGAAGGTGCTGCACGTCGGCGACCTGCTGGTATAA
- a CDS encoding sensor domain-containing diguanylate cyclase: MRTDKPPLKQRALQKLLLRRFGMAAGTYLLGLVLLWLALLSGFYRAAPTTAAASTTLVVACQLAFLWLFASGRNLRYADPSLTEPQVLVAIAWLTYFLYHVDSLRGTFMVFYVLALLFGVFQLPPRVFARCAALAFIAFSGIYLVEALQQRLELPGRAALQVLVMFIVMVWLSLFASYIQAMRQRMRQRRYALQAHQDTLRGMMRQLEDLVATDELTGLFNRRHFMRMASRALEDLLPNRQHGLALIDLDHFKRINDRHGHAAGDRVLQTFAAVARSCLRDGDVLARYGGEEFVLLLPHADAEQLESCCERLRLAFQQAEPVGVTVDTLSLSVGMTLLYADDDLDEALQRADQALYRAKRGGRNRCDATWEVTSA, encoded by the coding sequence ATGCGCACAGACAAGCCTCCCCTGAAACAGCGTGCGCTGCAAAAGCTCTTGCTCCGCCGGTTCGGCATGGCCGCAGGCACCTACCTGCTCGGCCTGGTCCTGCTCTGGCTGGCGCTACTCAGCGGCTTCTACCGCGCAGCGCCGACCACCGCGGCGGCCAGCACCACCCTGGTGGTGGCTTGCCAACTGGCCTTCCTCTGGCTGTTCGCCAGCGGTCGCAACCTGCGTTACGCCGATCCCAGCCTGACCGAGCCGCAGGTGCTGGTGGCGATCGCCTGGCTGACCTATTTCCTCTACCACGTCGACAGCCTGCGCGGCACCTTCATGGTGTTCTACGTGCTGGCCCTGCTGTTCGGTGTGTTCCAACTGCCGCCGCGGGTCTTCGCCCGCTGTGCGGCGCTGGCGTTCATCGCTTTTTCCGGCATCTACCTGGTAGAGGCCTTGCAGCAGCGTCTCGAGCTACCGGGCCGGGCTGCATTGCAGGTGCTCGTGATGTTCATCGTAATGGTCTGGCTGAGCCTGTTCGCCAGCTACATACAGGCGATGCGGCAACGCATGCGCCAGCGCCGCTATGCCTTGCAGGCGCACCAGGACACGCTGCGCGGCATGATGCGCCAACTGGAAGACCTGGTGGCCACCGACGAACTCACCGGTCTGTTCAACCGCCGGCATTTCATGCGCATGGCCAGCCGGGCGCTGGAAGACCTGCTGCCGAACCGGCAGCACGGCCTGGCGCTGATCGACCTCGATCACTTCAAGCGGATCAACGACCGCCACGGCCACGCCGCCGGCGATCGGGTCCTGCAGACCTTCGCCGCGGTGGCGCGTTCCTGTCTGCGCGATGGCGACGTCCTGGCCCGTTACGGCGGCGAGGAGTTCGTCCTGCTGCTGCCCCACGCCGACGCGGAACAGCTGGAAAGCTGTTGCGAGCGCCTGCGCCTGGCGTTCCAACAGGCGGAACCGGTCGGGGTCACGGTGGATACCCTGAGCCTTTCGGTGGGCATGACCCTGCTGTATGCCGACGACGATCTCGACGAGGCCTTGCAGCGGGCCGACCAGGCGCTCTACCGTGCCAAGCGCGGCGGACGAAACCGCTGCGACGCCACCTGGGAGGTCACCAGTGCCTGA